Proteins encoded in a region of the Triticum dicoccoides isolate Atlit2015 ecotype Zavitan chromosome 3A, WEW_v2.0, whole genome shotgun sequence genome:
- the LOC119268418 gene encoding myosin IB heavy chain-like codes for MDRFRPLRRIQVEPERADPPPPPPAVAIGGAAEMVPAPAAGMLMGAKVRRRAAVYRDCMGDYIGVHNDPCLAKILAKQGDNKVLFADKVLKFTQSGKMKRRILVITDFALYLVDPDADILKRRIALAAVDKLCISKLSDNFFAIIVPTEYDCLMASTRKKEIVDVIVKAIQSTSEYEPEVASSNRFEYHAAAEVIKEVEFEEADGRVKTRITLKEKP; via the exons ATGGATCGATTCCGGCCTCTCAGGCGGATCCAGGTGGAGCCCGAGCGCGCTGACCCGCCCCCTCCCCCGCCGGCGGTGGCAATCGGCGGAGCGGCGGAAATGGTTCCGGCGCCCGCGGCCGGGATGCTCATGGGTGCCAAGGTGCGGCGCCGCGCGGCCGTCTACCGCGACTGCATGGGCGACTACATCGGCGTGCACAACGACCCGTGCCTGGCCAAGATCCTCGCCAAGCAAG GGGATAACAAAGTTCTGTTTGCGGACAAGGTGTTGAAGTTCACTCAATCAGGAAAGATGAAAAGGCGCATCCTTGTGATCACAGACTTTGCTCTCTACCTTGTCGACCCTGATGCTGATATATTGAAGAGAAGAATAGCACTTGCAGCTGTTGATAAGCTATGTATAAGCAAGCTCAGTGATAACTTCTTCGCAATCATTGTGCCGACCGAGTATGATTGTTTAATGGCCAGCACTAGAAAGAAGGAAATTGTTGATGTTATAGTTAAGGCTATCCAGAGCACATCTGAGTATGAACCTGAGGTGGCTTCCTCTAACAG GTTTGAGTACCATGCTGCTGCCGAAGTGATTAAAGAAGTTGAATTTGAAGAAGCTGATG GACGCGTCAAAACTAGGATCACCCTCAAGGAGAAGCCATGA